A part of Paramisgurnus dabryanus chromosome 15, PD_genome_1.1, whole genome shotgun sequence genomic DNA contains:
- the LOC135733636 gene encoding serine/threonine-protein kinase Nek5 isoform X3, protein MEYCDAGDLMNTIKMQKGRAFTEQQIIDWFVQICLGLKHIHDKKVLHRDIKTQNIFLTDGGLKVKLGDFGIARMLNSTMELARTCVGTPYYLSPEICENQPYNNKTDIWSLGCVLYELCTLRHPFEGSNLRQLVWRICRGRYAPVSERYSTELRLLLNHLFKINPRDRPSVNSLLKQPLLQLHIRKHLETQLLKEEFSYDVLHKPAAQPKATNYKDEMSEADGVLNPPDQRHPPAQQYNAHNHKINLHCPAAVESPAVIGAAHRCDGPLRPYKHHCARLNPLQAQAHIRHLADPQKPLDNAPIDALQPYQLVAAARDEFLQRRREAHQYKLRAQKQLGLRPSTADDERNARSEPQEHHERKTPHNPKLQIEEEYLKQLQRIREQYHDDIRELPQRSDTEEISKATSDLKQRHRNKQQKGIMFEIKLTDEKTQMRSERDLSSAEEDPLNKTLNICMRKDSDGSEIKPEAEEMKRAEWCRDAPETLLNALQCMEVMSHNSSVSESHTVSGDHERKHWTKGPPETLLHALSEAQLISSSTGTLKMLDEEEGREDESDVEPDENRLEPRSDDEDTNFEDSEDELRQQVSDSMRNLLSTQDVEKEEHQEVFEENRAIVK, encoded by the exons ATGGAATATTGTGATGCTGGGGATCTCATGAACacaatcaaaatgcaaaaaggACGAGCGTTTACAGAGCAACAG ATCATAGACTGGTTTGTTCAGATCTGTCTGGGCCTGAAGCACATTCATGACAAAAAAGTTCTTCACAGAGACATCAAAACACAG AACATCTTTCTGACTGATGGAGGACTGAAGGTCAAACTGGGAGACTTTGGTATTGCGAGAATGTTGAACAG CACAATGGAGCTGGCCAGAACTTGTGTTGGGACTCCATATTACCTGTCTCCAGAGATCTGTGAAAACCAACCCTACAACAACAAAAC GGACATCTGGTCTCTGGGATGTGTACTTTATGAACTCTGTACACTTAGACATCCA TTTGAAGGCAGTAATTTAAGACAGTTGGTTTGGAGGATCTGTCGAGGACGCTACGCTCCAGTCTCTGAGCGCTATAGCACTGAACTACGACTTCTACTAAACCATCTGTTTAAGATTAATCCTCGTGACCGTCCGTCAGTTAACTCGCTCCTCAAACAGCCGTTATTACAGCTGCACATCAGAAAACACCTGGAGACACAG TTGTTAAAGGAGGAGTTTAGTTACGATGTTTTACACAAACCAGCAGCTCAACCTAAAGCCACAAATTAtaaag ATGAGATGAGTGAAGCTGACGGTGTCCTAAATCCTCCAGATCAGAGACATCCACCTGCACAACAATACAACGCTCATAATCAT AAAATAAACCTTCATTGTCCTGCAGCGGTTGAAAGCCCGGCTGTGATTGGTGCCGCACACAGATGTGACGGTCCGCTCCGACCCTACAAGCATCACTGCGCTCGTCTGAACCCGCTGCAGGCTCAAGCACACATCCGTCATCTCGCTGATCCACAGAAACCTCTGGACAACGCTCCAATTGACGCTCTGCAGCCCTATCAGCT CGTGGCAGCGGCGAGAGATGAGTTCCTGCAGAGGAGACGAGAAGCCCATCAGTATAAACTCAGAGCACAAAAACAGCTG GGTCTCAGGCCGTCCACAGCAGATGATGAGAGGAACGCCAGGTCTGAACCACAGGAACATCATGAGAGGAAAACACCTCACAACCCAAAACTACAGATTGAAGAG gaaTATCTGAAACAGTTACAGCGAATCAGAGAGCAGTATCATGATGACATCAGAGAGCTACCCCAGAGATCAGACACTGAG GAGATTTCAAAGGCCACATCAGACCTGAAGCAGCGTCACAGGAACAAACAACAG AAAGGAATCATGTTTGAGATCAAACTAACTGATGAAAAGACACAGATGAGATCAGAACGAGACTTAAGTTCTGCTgag GAGGATCCACTGAATAAAACACTGAATATCTGCATGAGAAAAGATTCAGACGGGTCAGAGATCAAACCTGAAGCTGAAGAGATGAAGAGAGCTGAGTGGTGCCGAGACGCGCCTGAGACTTTACTGAACGCTCTTCAATGTATGGAGGTGATGTCACACAACTCCAGCGTATCTGAGAGTCACACGG TTTCAGGAGATCATGAGAGGAAACATTGGACTAAAGGTCCTCCTGAAACTCTACTTCACGCTCTGTCTGAAGCTCAGCTCATCTCCTCCAGCACAG GGACACTGAAGATGCTGGATGAGGAAGAGGGGCGTGAAGATGAATCTGACGTTGAGCCGGATGAAAATCGTCTGGAGCCTCGGTCAGATGATGAGGATAC GAACTTTGAGGATTCGGAGGACGAGCTGAGACAGCAGGTGTCAGACTCCATGAGGAATCTCCTCAGCACACAGGACGTGGAAAAGGAGGAACATCAGGAGGTGTTTGAGGAGAACAGGGCTATAGTAAAATAA
- the LOC135733636 gene encoding serine/threonine-protein kinase Nek5 isoform X1 produces the protein MIIMDGYDLIRQIGRGAFGRALLVRPKDADPALFYVIKEINLRQMSTRDQDASRKEVIVLSKMRHPNIVRFYKSFYDRNHLYILMEYCDAGDLMNTIKMQKGRAFTEQQIIDWFVQICLGLKHIHDKKVLHRDIKTQNIFLTDGGLKVKLGDFGIARMLNSTMELARTCVGTPYYLSPEICENQPYNNKTDIWSLGCVLYELCTLRHPFEGSNLRQLVWRICRGRYAPVSERYSTELRLLLNHLFKINPRDRPSVNSLLKQPLLQLHIRKHLETQLLKEEFSYDVLHKPAAQPKATNYKDEMSEADGVLNPPDQRHPPAQQYNAHNHKINLHCPAAVESPAVIGAAHRCDGPLRPYKHHCARLNPLQAQAHIRHLADPQKPLDNAPIDALQPYQLVAAARDEFLQRRREAHQYKLRAQKQLGLRPSTADDERNARSEPQEHHERKTPHNPKLQIEEEYLKQLQRIREQYHDDIRELPQRSDTEEISKATSDLKQRHRNKQQKGIMFEIKLTDEKTQMRSERDLSSAEEDPLNKTLNICMRKDSDGSEIKPEAEEMKRAEWCRDAPETLLNALQCMEVMSHNSSVSESHTVSGDHERKHWTKGPPETLLHALSEAQLISSSTGTLKMLDEEEGREDESDVEPDENRLEPRSDDEDTNFEDSEDELRQQVSDSMRNLLSTQDVEKEEHQEVFEENRAIVK, from the exons ATGATCATCATGGATGGTTATGATCTGATCCGTCAGATCGGACGCGGTGCGTTTGGACGCGCGCTGCTGGTCAGACCCAAAGACGCAGATCCCGCGCTTTTCTACGTCATCAAGGAGATCAACCTGAGACAG atgTCCACGCGGGATCAGGACGCCTCCAGAAAGGAAGTGATTGTGTTATCTAAGATGAGGCATCCAAACATTGTTAGAttttataaatcattttatg ACAGGAATCATCTTTACATACTGATGGAATATTGTGATGCTGGGGATCTCATGAACacaatcaaaatgcaaaaaggACGAGCGTTTACAGAGCAACAG ATCATAGACTGGTTTGTTCAGATCTGTCTGGGCCTGAAGCACATTCATGACAAAAAAGTTCTTCACAGAGACATCAAAACACAG AACATCTTTCTGACTGATGGAGGACTGAAGGTCAAACTGGGAGACTTTGGTATTGCGAGAATGTTGAACAG CACAATGGAGCTGGCCAGAACTTGTGTTGGGACTCCATATTACCTGTCTCCAGAGATCTGTGAAAACCAACCCTACAACAACAAAAC GGACATCTGGTCTCTGGGATGTGTACTTTATGAACTCTGTACACTTAGACATCCA TTTGAAGGCAGTAATTTAAGACAGTTGGTTTGGAGGATCTGTCGAGGACGCTACGCTCCAGTCTCTGAGCGCTATAGCACTGAACTACGACTTCTACTAAACCATCTGTTTAAGATTAATCCTCGTGACCGTCCGTCAGTTAACTCGCTCCTCAAACAGCCGTTATTACAGCTGCACATCAGAAAACACCTGGAGACACAG TTGTTAAAGGAGGAGTTTAGTTACGATGTTTTACACAAACCAGCAGCTCAACCTAAAGCCACAAATTAtaaag ATGAGATGAGTGAAGCTGACGGTGTCCTAAATCCTCCAGATCAGAGACATCCACCTGCACAACAATACAACGCTCATAATCAT AAAATAAACCTTCATTGTCCTGCAGCGGTTGAAAGCCCGGCTGTGATTGGTGCCGCACACAGATGTGACGGTCCGCTCCGACCCTACAAGCATCACTGCGCTCGTCTGAACCCGCTGCAGGCTCAAGCACACATCCGTCATCTCGCTGATCCACAGAAACCTCTGGACAACGCTCCAATTGACGCTCTGCAGCCCTATCAGCT CGTGGCAGCGGCGAGAGATGAGTTCCTGCAGAGGAGACGAGAAGCCCATCAGTATAAACTCAGAGCACAAAAACAGCTG GGTCTCAGGCCGTCCACAGCAGATGATGAGAGGAACGCCAGGTCTGAACCACAGGAACATCATGAGAGGAAAACACCTCACAACCCAAAACTACAGATTGAAGAG gaaTATCTGAAACAGTTACAGCGAATCAGAGAGCAGTATCATGATGACATCAGAGAGCTACCCCAGAGATCAGACACTGAG GAGATTTCAAAGGCCACATCAGACCTGAAGCAGCGTCACAGGAACAAACAACAG AAAGGAATCATGTTTGAGATCAAACTAACTGATGAAAAGACACAGATGAGATCAGAACGAGACTTAAGTTCTGCTgag GAGGATCCACTGAATAAAACACTGAATATCTGCATGAGAAAAGATTCAGACGGGTCAGAGATCAAACCTGAAGCTGAAGAGATGAAGAGAGCTGAGTGGTGCCGAGACGCGCCTGAGACTTTACTGAACGCTCTTCAATGTATGGAGGTGATGTCACACAACTCCAGCGTATCTGAGAGTCACACGG TTTCAGGAGATCATGAGAGGAAACATTGGACTAAAGGTCCTCCTGAAACTCTACTTCACGCTCTGTCTGAAGCTCAGCTCATCTCCTCCAGCACAG GGACACTGAAGATGCTGGATGAGGAAGAGGGGCGTGAAGATGAATCTGACGTTGAGCCGGATGAAAATCGTCTGGAGCCTCGGTCAGATGATGAGGATAC GAACTTTGAGGATTCGGAGGACGAGCTGAGACAGCAGGTGTCAGACTCCATGAGGAATCTCCTCAGCACACAGGACGTGGAAAAGGAGGAACATCAGGAGGTGTTTGAGGAGAACAGGGCTATAGTAAAATAA
- the LOC135733636 gene encoding serine/threonine-protein kinase Nek5 isoform X2, with product MIIMDGYDLIRQIGRGAFGRALLVRPKDADPALFYVIKEINLRQMSTRDQDASRKEVIVLSKMRHPNIVRFYKSFYDRNHLYILMEYCDAGDLMNTIKMQKGRAFTEQQIIDWFVQICLGLKHIHDKKVLHRDIKTQNIFLTDGGLKVKLGDFGIARMLNSTMELARTCVGTPYYLSPEICENQPYNNKTDIWSLGCVLYELCTLRHPFEGSNLRQLVWRICRGRYAPVSERYSTELRLLLNHLFKINPRDRPSVNSLLKQPLLQLHIRKHLETQLLKEEFSYDVLHKPAAQPKATNYKDEMSEADGVLNPPDQRHPPAQQYNAHNHKINLHCPAAVESPAVIGAAHRCDGPLRPYKHHCARLNPLQAQAHIRHLADPQKPLDNAPIDALQPYQLVAAARDEFLQRRREAHQYKLRAQKQLGLRPSTADDERNARSEPQEHHERKTPHNPKLQIEEEYLKQLQRIREQYHDDIRELPQRSDTEEISKATSDLKQRHRNKQQKGIMFEIKLTDEKTQMRSERDLSSAEEDPLNKTLNICMRKDSDGSEIKPEAEEMKRAEWCRDAPETLLNALQCMEVMSHNSSVSESHTGDHERKHWTKGPPETLLHALSEAQLISSSTGTLKMLDEEEGREDESDVEPDENRLEPRSDDEDTNFEDSEDELRQQVSDSMRNLLSTQDVEKEEHQEVFEENRAIVK from the exons ATGATCATCATGGATGGTTATGATCTGATCCGTCAGATCGGACGCGGTGCGTTTGGACGCGCGCTGCTGGTCAGACCCAAAGACGCAGATCCCGCGCTTTTCTACGTCATCAAGGAGATCAACCTGAGACAG atgTCCACGCGGGATCAGGACGCCTCCAGAAAGGAAGTGATTGTGTTATCTAAGATGAGGCATCCAAACATTGTTAGAttttataaatcattttatg ACAGGAATCATCTTTACATACTGATGGAATATTGTGATGCTGGGGATCTCATGAACacaatcaaaatgcaaaaaggACGAGCGTTTACAGAGCAACAG ATCATAGACTGGTTTGTTCAGATCTGTCTGGGCCTGAAGCACATTCATGACAAAAAAGTTCTTCACAGAGACATCAAAACACAG AACATCTTTCTGACTGATGGAGGACTGAAGGTCAAACTGGGAGACTTTGGTATTGCGAGAATGTTGAACAG CACAATGGAGCTGGCCAGAACTTGTGTTGGGACTCCATATTACCTGTCTCCAGAGATCTGTGAAAACCAACCCTACAACAACAAAAC GGACATCTGGTCTCTGGGATGTGTACTTTATGAACTCTGTACACTTAGACATCCA TTTGAAGGCAGTAATTTAAGACAGTTGGTTTGGAGGATCTGTCGAGGACGCTACGCTCCAGTCTCTGAGCGCTATAGCACTGAACTACGACTTCTACTAAACCATCTGTTTAAGATTAATCCTCGTGACCGTCCGTCAGTTAACTCGCTCCTCAAACAGCCGTTATTACAGCTGCACATCAGAAAACACCTGGAGACACAG TTGTTAAAGGAGGAGTTTAGTTACGATGTTTTACACAAACCAGCAGCTCAACCTAAAGCCACAAATTAtaaag ATGAGATGAGTGAAGCTGACGGTGTCCTAAATCCTCCAGATCAGAGACATCCACCTGCACAACAATACAACGCTCATAATCAT AAAATAAACCTTCATTGTCCTGCAGCGGTTGAAAGCCCGGCTGTGATTGGTGCCGCACACAGATGTGACGGTCCGCTCCGACCCTACAAGCATCACTGCGCTCGTCTGAACCCGCTGCAGGCTCAAGCACACATCCGTCATCTCGCTGATCCACAGAAACCTCTGGACAACGCTCCAATTGACGCTCTGCAGCCCTATCAGCT CGTGGCAGCGGCGAGAGATGAGTTCCTGCAGAGGAGACGAGAAGCCCATCAGTATAAACTCAGAGCACAAAAACAGCTG GGTCTCAGGCCGTCCACAGCAGATGATGAGAGGAACGCCAGGTCTGAACCACAGGAACATCATGAGAGGAAAACACCTCACAACCCAAAACTACAGATTGAAGAG gaaTATCTGAAACAGTTACAGCGAATCAGAGAGCAGTATCATGATGACATCAGAGAGCTACCCCAGAGATCAGACACTGAG GAGATTTCAAAGGCCACATCAGACCTGAAGCAGCGTCACAGGAACAAACAACAG AAAGGAATCATGTTTGAGATCAAACTAACTGATGAAAAGACACAGATGAGATCAGAACGAGACTTAAGTTCTGCTgag GAGGATCCACTGAATAAAACACTGAATATCTGCATGAGAAAAGATTCAGACGGGTCAGAGATCAAACCTGAAGCTGAAGAGATGAAGAGAGCTGAGTGGTGCCGAGACGCGCCTGAGACTTTACTGAACGCTCTTCAATGTATGGAGGTGATGTCACACAACTCCAGCGTATCTGAGAGTCACACGG GAGATCATGAGAGGAAACATTGGACTAAAGGTCCTCCTGAAACTCTACTTCACGCTCTGTCTGAAGCTCAGCTCATCTCCTCCAGCACAG GGACACTGAAGATGCTGGATGAGGAAGAGGGGCGTGAAGATGAATCTGACGTTGAGCCGGATGAAAATCGTCTGGAGCCTCGGTCAGATGATGAGGATAC GAACTTTGAGGATTCGGAGGACGAGCTGAGACAGCAGGTGTCAGACTCCATGAGGAATCTCCTCAGCACACAGGACGTGGAAAAGGAGGAACATCAGGAGGTGTTTGAGGAGAACAGGGCTATAGTAAAATAA